A single genomic interval of Natronoarchaeum philippinense harbors:
- a CDS encoding HVO_2753 family zinc finger protein, with translation MSQSQQKRAQKCVSCGINIAGTSAATFKCPDCGAQIVRCAKCRKQSNLYECPDCGFMGP, from the coding sequence ATGAGTCAGTCCCAACAAAAGCGAGCGCAAAAGTGCGTCTCGTGCGGGATCAACATCGCCGGCACGAGCGCCGCCACGTTCAAGTGTCCCGACTGTGGCGCCCAGATCGTCCGGTGTGCGAAGTGCCGCAAGCAGAGCAACCTCTACGAGTGCCCCGACTGTGGGTTCATGGGTCCGTAA
- a CDS encoding DUF7836 family putative zinc-binding protein translates to MDEATVKLLCPECGKNWQTPINDLPSSHENFHCPNCHATRRLAEFMHTDRDLETLKQFE, encoded by the coding sequence ATGGACGAGGCGACTGTGAAACTGTTATGTCCGGAGTGTGGTAAAAACTGGCAGACGCCGATCAACGACCTTCCGTCCTCTCACGAGAATTTCCACTGTCCGAACTGTCACGCGACGCGACGGCTCGCGGAGTTCATGCACACCGACCGCGATCTCGAGACGCTCAAGCAGTTCGAGTAA
- a CDS encoding AIR synthase family protein, with the protein MDETGKVDREFFEGQIASRLGAPRDDIAIGPTYGVDFGLLDIDDSVLAVATDPISILPELGFERAGRFGIRIVLSDVAVSGLTPSHVAVSLSLPPETTDEQFARFWSAIDEECRDLGVGVLTGHTARYDESRYPWVGNGTAFAVGDADDLVRPDGARPGDDLLITKGPAVETTGLLASLFPEQIDLPAETVTTAQERLDDVETVRDCAAASEAGRVTAMHDATEGGLVGALHEVAGSAGVHLDVQTDAVPMLPGVKAVSNALSMDPWRASTAGTLLLTVDPEDTDAVVSALEDRGTPVGVAGRVEDGSGVVVDGEAVDAPSGDASWPVYERLLGE; encoded by the coding sequence ATGGACGAGACGGGCAAAGTCGACCGAGAGTTCTTCGAGGGCCAGATCGCCTCGCGGCTGGGTGCCCCCCGCGACGACATCGCAATCGGCCCGACCTACGGCGTCGACTTCGGACTGCTCGACATCGACGACAGCGTTCTGGCCGTCGCTACCGATCCGATCTCGATCCTGCCCGAACTGGGCTTCGAGCGCGCCGGACGGTTCGGCATTCGGATCGTCCTCTCGGACGTGGCCGTCTCGGGACTGACGCCCTCGCACGTCGCCGTCTCACTGTCCTTACCCCCTGAAACGACCGATGAACAGTTCGCGCGCTTCTGGAGCGCGATCGACGAGGAGTGCCGCGATCTCGGCGTGGGCGTCCTCACGGGCCACACCGCTCGGTACGACGAGAGCCGGTATCCGTGGGTCGGCAACGGGACGGCGTTCGCGGTCGGCGACGCAGACGACCTCGTGCGCCCCGACGGCGCTCGCCCGGGTGACGACCTACTGATAACGAAGGGGCCTGCCGTCGAGACGACGGGACTGCTGGCCTCGCTGTTTCCCGAACAGATCGACCTGCCCGCGGAGACGGTGACAACCGCCCAAGAACGCCTCGACGACGTGGAGACGGTGCGAGACTGCGCAGCGGCGTCTGAGGCCGGTCGCGTGACCGCGATGCACGACGCGACCGAGGGCGGTCTGGTCGGCGCACTCCACGAAGTCGCCGGGAGCGCAGGCGTTCACCTCGACGTCCAGACGGACGCCGTGCCGATGCTGCCGGGCGTCAAGGCGGTCAGCAATGCGCTGTCGATGGATCCGTGGCGTGCGAGCACCGCCGGAACGTTGCTCTTGACCGTAGATCCGGAGGACACCGACGCCGTCGTCTCGGCGCTCGAAGATCGGGGGACGCCGGTCGGCGTCGCCGGACGCGTCGAAGACGGCTCGGGCGTCGTCGTCGACGGCGAGGCGGTCGACGCACCGAGCGGCGACGCCTCGTGGCCGGTCTACGAACGACTGCTCGGGGAGTGA
- a CDS encoding translation initiation factor IF-2 subunit beta: MDYEDQLDRALSETPDIEGSDERFSVPDPDVRQEGNATVYENFQSTVDRLGREPDHVIQFLQNELGTSGHIDESGRARLTGEFRQSRIDDAIEAYTEEFVLCPECGLPDTRIEREQGALLLRCEACGARSPAGE; this comes from the coding sequence ATGGACTACGAGGACCAACTCGACCGAGCGCTGTCGGAGACGCCGGATATCGAGGGCAGCGACGAGCGGTTTTCGGTCCCCGACCCCGACGTTCGACAGGAGGGCAACGCAACGGTCTACGAGAACTTCCAGTCGACCGTCGACCGACTGGGCCGGGAACCAGACCACGTCATCCAGTTCCTCCAGAACGAGCTCGGCACCAGCGGTCACATCGACGAAAGTGGGCGCGCGCGTCTGACCGGTGAGTTCCGCCAGTCCCGCATCGACGACGCGATCGAGGCCTACACCGAGGAGTTCGTGCTCTGTCCCGAATGTGGCCTGCCGGACACCCGCATCGAACGCGAACAGGGTGCGCTGTTGCTCCGGTGTGAGGCCTGCGGTGCGCGCTCGCCCGCGGGCGAGTGA
- a CDS encoding DNA polymerase domain-containing protein, producing the protein MTDSGTAEQMTFGDIGSGADDADDGRDAHAAAEARAVAGDGGGDGIETIDPSREGVDAKYGEPADTKTLAVMQVDYTIEGNGQNERPIMHVFGRDADDEPEHVKLIGFRPYFYAPTDSLGRPPEDEYDVLTGSTETDEDGEPFESIRGERLTKIFGRTPRDVGNVRDEFDHFEADILFPNRFLIDKDVESGIEVPLRRDEDGALIAVHDEVEAVEAAASPRVNAFDIEVDDRHGFPEPEDAEQPIVCLTSHDSYDDEYVVWLYDAPVGGVDAPEALDGYDPMAEDADYEVRTFDSEEAMLRAFVEYITTTDPDVLTGWNFEDFDAPYLVNRLENLGLSYDRLSRVNEVWAGGWGGPDIKGRVVFDLLYAYKRTQFTELESYRLDAVGEQELGVGKERYTGDIGDLWEQDPERLLEYNLRDVELCVELDRKQDIVAFWDEVRSFVGCKLEDAPTPGDAVDMYVLHKVHGDFALPSKGRHEGEDYEGGAVFDPITGVRENVTVLDLKSLYPMCMVTTNASPETKVDPESYDGETYRAPNGTHFRKEPDGIIREMVDELLSEREEKKSLRNENDPDSQDYERFDRQQAAVKVIMNSLYGVLGWDRFRLYDKEMGAAVTATGRDVIEFTETAANDLGHQVIYGDSVTGDRPVVVRDPDSMMRVVPIEQLFERADTTTESELLITADGGPVASASLGKDRREIDGWEALSLSDDGNPEWQPIEQVIRHETDKPVVDVQHKFGESTTTRDHSFVVEEDDDFVEASPEDLDEPLRIPGVPSLESVETIDVYEVLRGYTREYKDGRSVGSEDAETKVKRIHADEEYVWFGHEHHGSLDSTIKVQRHVDPDSEDGKALVRLLAAYVTEGSASTVETTDRKFGASISESRSEWLKGLQTDYERLFEGATASIIVSDSSDERVIEDGDAEIRYDDQTRKLQMMNELSAVFFREFAGQTSRGKRIPSFVYHLSNELQELFLEVLVEGDGSREFPRYSDEYCQRNFDFETTSRKLVAGLSMLLTQRGRKHSFKYRESKKSYTIRTCDYYRSGRDPVVHETDHDGHVYDLSVAENQNFVDAVGGVVLHNTDSVMLELGPEISKDDAIDQSFEIEEHINDAYDEFAREELNADEHRFQIEFEKLYRRFFQAGTKKRYAGHIVWKEGKDVDDIDITGFEYQRSDIAPITKEVQLEVITRIVRGEDIEDVKDYVHEVIQRVQSGDVSLDEIGIPGGIGKKLDNYDTDTAQVRGAKYANMLLGTNFASGSKPKRLYLQKVHPDFFERVESEDGLNPQTDALYGEFKRDPDVICFEYEDQIPEEFEVDYEKMLDKTLKGPIARVLEALDISWEEVKSGQEQTGLGSFM; encoded by the coding sequence ATGACCGATTCGGGGACCGCAGAGCAGATGACCTTCGGCGACATCGGCTCGGGGGCCGACGACGCCGACGACGGGCGAGACGCCCACGCCGCCGCGGAGGCCCGCGCCGTCGCCGGCGACGGGGGCGGCGACGGCATCGAGACGATCGACCCCTCCCGCGAGGGCGTCGACGCCAAGTACGGCGAGCCCGCCGACACCAAGACTCTCGCCGTGATGCAGGTCGACTACACCATCGAGGGGAACGGGCAGAACGAACGCCCGATCATGCACGTGTTCGGCCGCGACGCCGACGACGAGCCCGAGCACGTCAAACTGATCGGGTTCCGGCCGTACTTCTACGCTCCGACCGACTCGCTGGGCCGGCCGCCAGAAGACGAATACGACGTGCTCACGGGCTCGACCGAGACGGACGAGGACGGCGAGCCCTTCGAGAGCATCCGCGGCGAGAGGCTGACCAAAATCTTCGGCCGGACGCCGCGTGACGTTGGGAACGTCCGCGACGAGTTCGACCACTTCGAGGCCGACATCCTGTTTCCCAATCGCTTTTTGATCGACAAAGACGTCGAGAGCGGGATCGAGGTCCCCCTGCGCCGCGACGAGGACGGCGCCCTGATCGCCGTCCACGACGAAGTCGAGGCCGTCGAGGCCGCTGCCAGCCCCCGCGTCAACGCCTTCGACATCGAGGTCGACGACCGACACGGGTTCCCCGAGCCCGAGGACGCCGAGCAGCCGATCGTCTGCCTGACGAGCCACGACTCCTACGACGACGAGTACGTCGTCTGGCTCTACGACGCGCCGGTCGGCGGCGTCGACGCGCCCGAGGCGCTCGACGGCTACGACCCGATGGCCGAGGACGCCGACTACGAAGTTCGGACGTTCGACTCCGAGGAGGCGATGCTCCGGGCGTTCGTAGAGTACATCACAACGACCGATCCGGACGTGCTGACGGGCTGGAACTTCGAGGACTTCGACGCGCCCTACCTCGTGAACCGGCTGGAGAATCTGGGCCTCTCTTACGACCGGCTCTCCCGCGTCAACGAGGTCTGGGCCGGCGGCTGGGGCGGCCCGGACATCAAGGGCCGGGTCGTGTTCGACCTGCTCTACGCCTACAAGCGCACGCAGTTCACCGAACTCGAATCCTACCGGCTCGACGCCGTCGGCGAGCAGGAACTCGGCGTCGGCAAGGAACGCTACACCGGCGACATCGGCGACCTCTGGGAGCAAGACCCCGAGCGCCTGCTGGAGTACAACCTCCGGGACGTGGAGCTCTGTGTCGAACTCGACCGCAAGCAAGACATCGTCGCGTTCTGGGACGAGGTGCGATCCTTCGTCGGCTGTAAGCTCGAAGACGCCCCGACGCCGGGCGACGCGGTCGACATGTACGTGCTCCACAAGGTCCACGGCGACTTTGCGCTCCCCTCGAAGGGCCGCCACGAGGGCGAGGACTACGAGGGCGGCGCCGTCTTCGACCCGATCACCGGCGTCCGCGAGAACGTCACCGTACTGGACCTCAAGTCGCTGTACCCGATGTGTATGGTGACGACGAACGCCTCGCCCGAGACGAAAGTCGACCCCGAGTCCTACGACGGCGAGACCTACCGCGCGCCCAACGGGACCCACTTCCGGAAGGAGCCGGACGGCATCATCCGGGAGATGGTCGACGAACTCCTCAGCGAGCGCGAGGAGAAGAAATCGCTCCGGAACGAGAACGACCCCGACAGCCAGGACTACGAGCGGTTCGACCGACAGCAAGCGGCTGTCAAGGTCATCATGAATTCTCTCTACGGGGTGCTCGGATGGGATCGATTCCGTCTCTACGACAAGGAGATGGGCGCCGCTGTAACCGCAACAGGACGTGACGTTATCGAGTTCACCGAGACCGCGGCGAACGATCTCGGGCATCAGGTCATTTACGGTGACAGTGTTACCGGCGACAGACCGGTAGTTGTTCGGGACCCTGACAGCATGATGCGCGTCGTTCCGATCGAACAACTCTTCGAGCGCGCGGACACGACGACGGAGTCTGAACTGTTGATCACCGCTGACGGCGGCCCCGTCGCGTCGGCGTCACTCGGCAAGGACAGGCGCGAAATCGACGGTTGGGAAGCACTTTCCCTGAGCGACGACGGCAATCCCGAGTGGCAACCGATCGAGCAGGTAATCCGGCACGAAACCGACAAACCCGTTGTCGACGTTCAGCACAAGTTTGGAGAGTCGACGACGACCCGAGATCATTCGTTCGTCGTCGAAGAAGACGATGACTTCGTCGAAGCTTCGCCTGAAGACCTCGATGAACCGCTGCGTATTCCCGGAGTTCCCTCACTCGAGAGCGTCGAAACGATCGACGTGTACGAGGTGTTACGCGGATACACCAGAGAGTACAAGGACGGCCGAAGTGTCGGAAGCGAAGACGCCGAGACGAAGGTAAAGCGGATACACGCGGACGAAGAGTACGTCTGGTTCGGCCATGAGCACCACGGGAGTTTGGATTCGACGATCAAGGTCCAGCGTCACGTCGATCCGGATTCCGAGGACGGGAAAGCGCTCGTTCGCCTCCTCGCTGCCTACGTGACGGAAGGGAGCGCCTCGACTGTCGAGACGACCGATCGGAAGTTCGGGGCGAGTATCTCGGAGTCGCGCAGCGAATGGCTCAAAGGCCTACAGACGGATTACGAACGACTGTTCGAGGGAGCGACAGCTAGTATCATCGTATCCGATAGCAGCGACGAGCGCGTTATCGAGGATGGCGACGCCGAAATACGGTACGACGATCAGACGCGAAAGCTGCAGATGATGAACGAGCTTTCGGCGGTGTTCTTCCGGGAGTTCGCTGGTCAGACTTCTCGAGGGAAACGCATCCCTTCGTTCGTCTATCACCTATCCAATGAACTCCAAGAGCTGTTTCTCGAGGTCCTCGTTGAAGGAGACGGCTCGAGGGAATTCCCGCGGTACTCGGACGAGTACTGTCAGCGTAACTTCGACTTCGAGACGACGAGCCGCAAACTCGTGGCGGGATTGTCGATGCTCCTCACCCAGCGAGGGCGGAAGCACTCGTTCAAATACCGCGAAAGTAAGAAGAGCTACACGATTCGCACGTGCGATTATTACCGCTCCGGTCGAGATCCGGTAGTCCACGAAACTGACCACGACGGACACGTGTACGATCTTAGCGTCGCTGAAAACCAGAACTTCGTCGACGCCGTCGGCGGGGTTGTCCTTCACAACACGGACTCGGTGATGCTCGAACTCGGTCCCGAGATCTCGAAAGACGACGCCATCGATCAGTCCTTCGAGATCGAGGAGCACATCAACGACGCCTACGACGAGTTCGCGCGCGAGGAACTGAACGCCGACGAACACCGCTTCCAGATCGAGTTCGAGAAGCTCTATCGGCGCTTCTTCCAAGCGGGCACCAAGAAGCGCTACGCCGGCCACATCGTCTGGAAGGAGGGCAAAGACGTCGACGACATCGACATCACCGGCTTCGAGTACCAGCGCTCGGACATCGCGCCGATCACCAAGGAAGTCCAGTTGGAAGTCATCACCCGAATCGTCCGCGGGGAGGACATCGAGGACGTCAAAGACTACGTCCACGAGGTGATCCAGCGCGTCCAGAGCGGCGACGTGTCGCTCGACGAGATCGGTATTCCCGGCGGAATCGGCAAGAAACTCGACAACTACGACACCGACACCGCGCAGGTCAGGGGCGCGAAGTACGCCAATATGCTACTCGGGACGAACTTCGCCAGCGGCTCGAAGCCAAAACGGCTCTACCTGCAGAAAGTCCACCCCGACTTCTTCGAGCGCGTGGAGAGCGAAGACGGGCTCAATCCACAGACAGACGCGCTGTACGGCGAGTTCAAGCGCGACCCGGACGTGATCTGTTTCGAGTACGAAGACCAGATCCCCGAGGAGTTCGAGGTCGACTACGAGAAGATGCTCGACAAGACGCTCAAGGGACCGATCGCCCGCGTGCTGGAGGCGCTTGACATCTCGTGGGAGGAAGTCAAAAGCGGGCAGGAACAGACGGGCCTCGGCAGCTTCATGTGA
- a CDS encoding redoxin domain-containing protein yields the protein MLAVGQTAPDFSLPGVTAREPAIYDLNRFVEDIDATVLAFEPSAHAPVCEDELRALGDAGWAAREDLLVWAITGDSIFANANAADRLGLDGPVLSDFHAGVADAYGVRLDDWHGHRDVPGRALFVVGPDWTVRHAWQATDPFETSTPLDGVAAALADLGVGVTAPAVEYRVDE from the coding sequence ATGCTCGCTGTCGGACAGACGGCGCCGGACTTCTCGCTGCCGGGCGTGACGGCACGGGAACCGGCGATCTACGATCTGAACCGCTTCGTCGAGGACATCGATGCCACCGTCCTCGCCTTCGAGCCGTCGGCCCACGCGCCGGTCTGCGAGGACGAACTCCGAGCGCTCGGGGACGCCGGATGGGCCGCACGCGAGGACCTACTCGTCTGGGCGATCACCGGCGATAGCATCTTTGCGAACGCGAACGCCGCGGATCGCCTCGGACTCGACGGGCCCGTTCTCAGCGATTTCCACGCCGGCGTCGCCGACGCCTACGGCGTCCGCCTCGACGATTGGCACGGCCATCGCGACGTGCCGGGACGCGCCCTCTTCGTCGTCGGCCCGGACTGGACGGTTCGCCACGCTTGGCAGGCCACAGATCCGTTCGAGACGTCCACGCCGCTCGACGGCGTCGCGGCGGCGTTGGCCGATCTCGGCGTCGGCGTCACGGCGCCGGCAGTGGAGTACCGCGTCGACGAGTGA
- a CDS encoding ABC transporter ATP-binding protein, with protein MATLQLKNLHAKVAEEGGEQILNGVDLEVEPGEIHALMGPNGSGKSTTAKVIAGHPAYEITDGEVLLHFEGDEFEDIEIDEDQTTWNLLELEPNERAALGVFLGFQYPAEIEGVTMSNFLRTALNAKIEEREELFEGEEDDDAEEEADDEGYETSPMEGPADEGEVDVAQFQQILSEKMEQLDMDEKFARRYLNAGFSGGEKKQNEVLQAAILEPEIAVLDEIDSGLDIDRLQDVSDGINALRDEQGTGILQITHYQRILDYVEPDHVHVMLDGEIAMSGDAELAETLEDEGYDWVREQVYETA; from the coding sequence ATGGCTACGCTACAACTCAAAAATCTCCACGCGAAGGTAGCAGAGGAGGGCGGCGAGCAGATCCTCAACGGCGTCGACCTCGAGGTCGAACCCGGTGAGATCCACGCGCTGATGGGTCCCAACGGGAGCGGCAAGTCGACGACAGCGAAGGTCATCGCCGGCCACCCCGCCTACGAGATCACCGACGGCGAAGTGCTGCTCCACTTCGAGGGCGACGAGTTCGAGGACATCGAGATCGACGAGGACCAGACGACTTGGAATCTGCTCGAGCTCGAACCCAACGAGCGCGCCGCGCTCGGCGTGTTCCTCGGTTTCCAGTATCCCGCCGAGATCGAGGGCGTCACGATGTCGAACTTCCTCCGAACGGCGCTCAACGCCAAGATCGAGGAGCGCGAGGAGCTCTTCGAGGGCGAAGAGGACGATGACGCCGAGGAAGAAGCCGACGACGAAGGCTACGAAACCTCCCCGATGGAAGGCCCCGCCGACGAGGGCGAAGTCGACGTTGCGCAGTTCCAGCAGATCCTCTCCGAGAAGATGGAGCAGCTCGACATGGACGAGAAGTTCGCTCGCCGATATCTGAACGCCGGCTTCTCCGGCGGCGAGAAGAAACAGAACGAGGTGCTCCAGGCCGCCATTCTCGAACCCGAGATCGCCGTGCTCGACGAGATCGACTCCGGGCTGGACATCGACCGCCTGCAGGACGTTTCCGACGGCATCAACGCGCTGCGCGACGAGCAGGGCACCGGCATCCTGCAGATCACCCACTACCAGCGGATCCTCGACTACGTCGAGCCCGACCACGTCCACGTGATGCTCGACGGCGAGATCGCCATGAGCGGCGACGCCGAACTCGCCGAGACGCTCGAGGACGAGGGGTACGACTGGGTCCGAGAGCAGGTCTACGAGACAGCCTGA
- a CDS encoding MaoC family dehydratase: protein MTGRYYEEFTVGETISHEKRRTISESDNQRFCDMTMNQQPLHLDEAFAAETEFGERVVNGLLTLSLAVGLTIPETTDGTIVANLSYDEVEHPAPVYHGDTIRAETTVLDKRETSDGERGVVTMAVEVFNGDDELVCEFERTVLSKKSPE, encoded by the coding sequence ATGACCGGGCGCTACTACGAGGAGTTCACGGTCGGCGAGACGATCAGCCACGAGAAGCGCCGCACGATCTCGGAAAGCGACAACCAGCGCTTCTGTGACATGACGATGAACCAGCAGCCCCTCCACCTCGACGAGGCGTTCGCGGCGGAGACGGAGTTCGGCGAGCGCGTCGTCAACGGGCTACTCACGTTGAGCCTCGCGGTGGGGCTGACGATCCCCGAGACGACTGACGGAACGATCGTCGCAAACCTGTCCTACGACGAGGTCGAGCATCCCGCTCCTGTGTATCACGGCGATACGATCCGCGCCGAGACCACGGTGCTCGACAAGCGCGAGACGAGCGACGGCGAGCGCGGCGTCGTCACGATGGCCGTCGAAGTGTTCAATGGGGACGACGAACTGGTCTGTGAGTTCGAACGGACGGTGCTCTCGAAGAAGAGCCCCGAGTGA
- a CDS encoding tripartite tricarboxylate transporter permease, whose amino-acid sequence MTEPAGADGGTRMEVIVDPELTARALAWVACGATLGTFTGLIPGIHANNVALVLASLAPGLPGTALGVGIGILSAGVVHTFVNVVPALALGVPDAETAATTLPGHRLVLAGRGEEAIRLSALGSGLAVLAAVPLAIPLTRGMTAVYPTLSANVAVVLGAVLVGLVAAESGARSRLGGLLAQAGSGALGVVALDLDPAAPLEAGGMLAPLFAGLFGAPILLEAMDGGGVPRQTGTAVRSSRRRVVLTAVAGAMAGAIVGYLPAVSAAIAAVAVLACVPGGDDDRAYVVATSGVDTANAIFALVALVALGQPRSGVIVAFEQSGAPLTLAVLVPCVVLAGALGFLVTLLVGDRYLRAVGRVDQRWLSVGVLAVLGMLSWLFAGTVGVLAFLAATAVGLVPARLGARRVHLMGVLLVPLLVWSV is encoded by the coding sequence ATGACGGAACCAGCAGGGGCCGATGGTGGCACTCGGATGGAGGTGATCGTCGACCCGGAGCTGACTGCTCGCGCACTCGCGTGGGTGGCCTGCGGGGCGACGCTCGGCACGTTCACCGGACTGATACCGGGGATCCACGCGAACAACGTCGCGCTGGTGCTGGCCTCGCTCGCACCGGGGCTACCGGGCACCGCGCTGGGCGTCGGTATCGGCATCCTGTCGGCGGGCGTCGTCCACACGTTCGTCAACGTCGTGCCGGCGCTCGCGCTGGGCGTGCCCGACGCCGAGACCGCCGCGACGACGCTGCCGGGTCACCGGCTGGTGCTGGCCGGCCGGGGCGAGGAGGCGATCCGGCTCTCGGCGCTGGGCAGCGGCCTCGCAGTGCTGGCCGCGGTACCGCTCGCGATCCCGCTCACGCGGGGGATGACGGCCGTCTATCCGACGCTGTCGGCCAACGTCGCAGTCGTTCTCGGCGCCGTGCTCGTCGGGCTGGTCGCCGCCGAGTCGGGGGCGCGCTCTCGGCTCGGCGGCCTGCTGGCACAGGCCGGAAGCGGGGCGCTCGGCGTCGTCGCGCTCGATCTCGATCCGGCTGCACCGCTGGAGGCAGGCGGGATGCTCGCGCCGCTGTTCGCCGGCCTGTTCGGCGCACCCATCTTGCTCGAAGCGATGGACGGCGGCGGCGTCCCGCGGCAGACCGGTACCGCAGTCCGGTCGTCTCGACGCCGCGTCGTACTGACTGCGGTGGCGGGGGCGATGGCCGGAGCGATCGTCGGCTACCTGCCCGCCGTCTCTGCGGCGATCGCCGCTGTGGCGGTGCTGGCGTGCGTGCCGGGCGGCGACGACGACCGAGCCTACGTCGTGGCGACCAGCGGCGTCGACACGGCCAACGCCATCTTCGCGCTGGTCGCGCTGGTCGCATTGGGCCAGCCGCGATCCGGCGTGATCGTCGCTTTCGAACAGTCCGGGGCACCGCTGACACTCGCGGTGCTCGTTCCCTGTGTCGTGCTGGCTGGCGCTCTCGGCTTTCTCGTCACACTCCTCGTAGGCGATCGGTACCTCCGGGCGGTCGGACGCGTCGACCAGCGATGGCTCTCGGTCGGCGTCCTCGCTGTTCTCGGGATGCTTTCGTGGTTGTTTGCTGGGACCGTCGGCGTCCTCGCATTCCTCGCGGCAACGGCGGTCGGACTGGTGCCGGCCCGGCTGGGCGCACGACGGGTGCATCTGATGGGCGTGTTGCTCGTGCCGTTGCTCGTCTGGTCCGTGTAA
- a CDS encoding elongation factor 1-beta: MGKVAAAVKVMPQSPDVDLDDLQERLEQSLPEGAKINGVERDDVAFGLVALIPTVIVPDDAGGTEAVEESFATVDGVESVEVEDVGRI; this comes from the coding sequence ATGGGGAAAGTAGCCGCTGCCGTCAAGGTCATGCCGCAGAGCCCGGACGTCGATCTGGACGACCTTCAGGAGCGTCTCGAACAGTCCCTCCCCGAGGGCGCGAAGATCAACGGCGTCGAGCGTGACGACGTTGCCTTCGGTCTGGTCGCGCTCATCCCGACCGTGATCGTGCCCGACGACGCCGGCGGGACGGAAGCTGTCGAGGAGTCGTTCGCCACGGTCGACGGCGTCGAGAGCGTCGAGGTCGAAGACGTCGGCCGCATCTAA
- the sufB gene encoding Fe-S cluster assembly protein SufB codes for MSSDQDHLQETDTEERFEFKKEEKSAVRSDKGLTEEVVRLISEDKDEPEWMLERRLRAFRQYEEMPMPSGWPGMPDLSGLDVEEIVPYIRPDVDKREGADDWEDLPDEIQDTFEKLGIPEAERKALSGVGAQYESEVVYQNMQEQWEEKGVIFCNMDEAVQEHEELVKEHFMTNCVPPSDNKFAALHGAVWSGGSFVYVPEDVTVEMPVQAYFRMNSEGMGQFEHTLIIAEPGSEVHYIEGCSAPKYGTHNLHSGGVEVFVKEDAHVQYSTVQNWSKNTYNLNTKRAIAEKGGTMEWISGSMGSKATMLYPSTILKGRGATDNHITIAFAGEGQDIDTGAKVYHNAPDTKSTVESKSIAKDGGRTNYRGLVQIADGAENSSTAVECDALMFDNESTSDTMPYMEIEESKVNVAHEATVGKIGDEDIFYLQSRGLDDDDAKQMIVSGFIEPITEELPIEYAVELNRLIELEMEGSLG; via the coding sequence ATGAGTTCAGATCAAGACCACCTACAAGAGACCGACACCGAGGAGCGGTTCGAGTTCAAGAAAGAGGAGAAATCCGCCGTCCGCTCCGACAAGGGACTGACCGAGGAGGTCGTCCGCCTCATCAGCGAGGACAAAGACGAACCCGAGTGGATGCTCGAGCGGCGCCTCCGCGCGTTCCGACAGTACGAGGAGATGCCGATGCCGAGCGGCTGGCCGGGCATGCCCGACCTTTCGGGGCTCGATGTCGAGGAGATCGTTCCCTACATCCGCCCGGACGTCGACAAGCGCGAGGGCGCCGACGACTGGGAGGACCTCCCCGACGAGATTCAGGACACCTTCGAGAAGCTGGGCATCCCCGAGGCCGAGCGCAAGGCGCTCTCGGGCGTCGGCGCCCAGTACGAGTCGGAGGTCGTCTACCAGAACATGCAAGAGCAGTGGGAGGAGAAGGGCGTCATCTTCTGCAACATGGACGAGGCCGTCCAGGAGCACGAAGAGCTCGTCAAAGAGCACTTCATGACGAACTGCGTCCCCCCGAGCGACAACAAGTTCGCGGCGCTCCACGGCGCGGTCTGGTCGGGCGGCTCGTTCGTGTACGTCCCCGAGGACGTCACCGTCGAGATGCCCGTGCAGGCGTACTTCCGGATGAACTCGGAAGGGATGGGCCAGTTCGAGCACACGCTCATCATCGCCGAGCCCGGTAGCGAGGTTCACTACATCGAGGGCTGTTCGGCGCCGAAGTACGGCACCCACAACCTCCACTCCGGCGGCGTCGAGGTCTTCGTCAAGGAGGACGCCCACGTCCAGTACTCCACGGTGCAGAACTGGTCGAAGAACACCTACAACCTCAACACCAAGCGCGCCATCGCCGAGAAGGGCGGCACGATGGAGTGGATCTCGGGCTCGATGGGCTCGAAGGCCACGATGCTGTACCCCTCGACGATCCTCAAGGGTCGCGGCGCGACGGACAACCACATCACCATCGCCTTCGCGGGCGAGGGCCAGGACATCGACACCGGCGCGAAGGTGTACCACAACGCGCCCGACACGAAGTCGACCGTCGAGTCCAAGTCGATCGCCAAGGACGGCGGCCGCACCAACTACCGCGGGCTCGTCCAGATCGCCGACGGCGCCGAGAACTCCTCGACGGCCGTCGAGTGCGACGCCCTGATGTTCGACAACGAGTCGACCAGCGACACGATGCCGTACATGGAGATCGAGGAATCGAAGGTCAACGTCGCCCACGAGGCCACCGTCGGCAAGATCGGCGACGAGGACATCTTCTACCTCCAGTCGCGCGGTCTCGACGACGACGACGCCAAGCAGATGATCGTCTCGGGCTTCATCGAGCCGATCACGGAAGAACTGCCCATCGAGTACGCGGTCGAGCTCAATCGCCTCATCGAGCTCGAGATGGAGGGGAGCCTCGGATAA